The Erpetoichthys calabaricus chromosome 16, fErpCal1.3, whole genome shotgun sequence sequence CAAGTTTTATGTGACACGCTTTAATACAAAGGtgattgcttgctttctttcttttgttcgtAGCTCCCAATTTTGCACATTTCAGCCAACATAAAGCCCAAAACTGAGTTTATAAcccaacattacatttttaatgtttcatttctgaaacagtttgcaaataagagaaaacaaataaGGTAAAACAGCAGCTATAATAGGAAAATTTCTTTGCTGTACTGGTTAACGGCTTTGccaaatatatttcaatgtacaaCTTGAATTCTATAATGTTTATAACATTTACATGACTGAGTAAAATCCTGTGCACAACTCACTCATGGGAGACTCTCAAACCAGCATTTACACCACTCCTTGCCCATTATTATATACATTGTAAACAGTAGTGGGCAAAATAAAGGGGTTCCATTCGCTCATAATTAAATAAAGGGGTAAgtctataaaatatatatatttttactcttGCTAGCCGCAGCAGATCACTATGTTATCTATTGGATGCTGGTAGTTGTCACATTACTTATGGTATTCTCAGATAAACatgatttttaaatttcagaaatcAAATGTATACTCCAAGCCCCATCTTTATCTCTTAATACAATGATAGATTAGAACACCAATTGGCTACAGCACAGACATCACCTTCCAGGtataaaaggttttttttctctcccagtgatttttttttttttaacccccccccccccccccagtgatttctttttaatgttgcgAACTTctgtcacacacaaacacagacacactaTAGCACTGCAGTAAATCTCAAGACGACACTTCTTCCTCCACTTCTTTCACTTTCTTGTAAATTGGCATATTAAAGCTGTGGAAAGCAGGCACCCAGCGATTGTCATGAAGACCCACATTGCATCCTGGTGCATCCTTCTGTGAGCCATGACAGCACATCCAGTAACCAGGACCATATGGCAGGGCTTGGCAATAGGGCTTTGGGTGCCAACGGCAAAGAGAAACATCACCACGTCCATAACGCTTTTTGCACTGCTTGCAGGGATCATCCTTATAGCGGGGGTCACAAACCCAGCGAGAGTCAGCTGGGCGCACGTTATAATTCTCAATGATAAACTTAAAGTAATGGCAGGTACACTTGAGTGCAGCCAATGTCTTTGTAGGCAGAAAGCAAAAGATTTTTACCATAATGTGATGGGGCAGAAAAGCCATGTATTGCTGAGGCTCCAAAAGTTGCTGAATCTTAAAACGCATTTCTAAGAATTCATGTGACACCAGCCTCCTTAAAGGAAAAGGCTCCCGCACTGGAACCGAACCCCAgttctccttttcttcttcaggGTCAGCCTCTGACAAAATGTTTAACTTGGAGCTGTCTGTGACTAAATTGAGCAGTGGAACATTATTGTCCAAAGGAGATTTGATATTTGCTAGTGACTCAGATAGTTGCCCAGGAACCGACTGTGATGTCAATTTGAAAAACAGCATACCAGGAAGTGGCTCCTCACGATAGCCGACGTGGGTCTCACTCCCTACAATTTTGTCCAGTGGCAGGTCCTCTTTTTCAGGTGGATCTCCTATCTGAGTAGCCTCTTCCcttttttctcgccttgattctAAATTCGCATGGACTGTTCTACTTATAACCAGAGAACACTCTTTTTTCCTGAAGAGCATGTTGGGGTTTTCTGTACCACCCATTTCACAGTGGACTGCAACTTCAGCCTTCTTCACTGGATCGGACACAGAGCAGCAATCCGGAGAGCTTTCCTTATGAGATCTTGAAGACTCTAATTCAGAAACTTGCTGATGCACAGGAAAAGCAGGACAAGGGCTGCCTGCTAATAGCACCCGTCCTACATTGCGTCGCAGGCTATTGTTTCGTGAAAGTCCTCCAGATTCTCTTTCACACCTTCTATTTAGGCACTTGGATTCCAACTTAGCCACCATTTCCAGCACTCTAACACACTCTCCAGAGGATTCTTCAGAgcacccatcagcaggaccctgGAAAGGAGCTCCAGATTGCTCTTTTGTTTGACCAATACAACTAGATCGTACAGAACAATGTTTGTTGCAATCCGAGAGAAGAGCCCTAGCTCTTTGTTCAAGGTAAGCAACCATTTCCACTACAGACATTGACTTCCCGCCTTCCTCTCCCTCCAACACAAGTGAGCCTTCTCCACTGCTGCCTAAGCAAAAAGATGGATCTCTAGTATTACGACATGGTAAACGGTTGACTACGGATATTTTACTGTCCTTCACTTGGTTAGTTTCTTGGAGTTTGTTCTCTTCTGGAGACCGCTTTCTTCGCTTGGCTACAGATCCTTCAACATCCCAGCATCCTTTGATTTTCATCGATATCGTTCGACTGCTGCAACTCGTGACGCTACTACTCTTGCTCATGTCAGCACTGTTGTTACACTGGTGGGAAGCAAATATAGCAATTTTTTCCTTGGTGTTTCCAGGTTTGATCACTGCCCATATGTCAAGAGGACCatctgcttcctcctcctgaggCACCGAGACaaaatcttcattttcagatGCAAGAACTAACAAAGACTTCGCTGAAGAATTCAAACACGttactttgctttttttcccccgtATGCTGGTACCATCACAACTGGATTTAGTGCCCAAGGAGCTTTTACACATGGAATTAGTAGAAATAACTGCTAACTGGCATCGGCAGGATGCTCCACTACCAGAGACACACCCAGCTGAACAATGCTGATGAGTGAAACAAGTTGATGGAAATCGATCTGATCTCAAGACTCTGTGCTGACTTGTGTGAATGCCCCTTAAGTTGTCTTGGCTTGCCTCCAACAACAGCTCTTTCTTCTGAAACACTGGGTATGGTTTAAGGTGCATTGTTGAGGGcctgcagaagaaaaagaaaacaaaatttaagaaaGCAGGGCATATTGGAAAATTTGTTGAATCACATGATTTACTTCATGCTTTACTTCAAGCTATATGTTGGGTCACAGTCTTCATTAACAACATTTCAAAACATAATGGCAGGGCTAAAGTTCACTCATAAGTAATAAAGGTTTTGCCACTCTCCAATAAATATTGTTCTGAACACAAACTGTGTACAAGTGGCAAAATGATACCACACAAATATGTCTATGGAAAACAAATGTGAAC is a genomic window containing:
- the fbxo34 gene encoding F-box only protein 34, whose protein sequence is MHLKPYPVFQKKELLLEASQDNLRGIHTSQHRVLRSDRFPSTCFTHQHCSAGCVSGSGASCRCQLAVISTNSMCKSSLGTKSSCDGTSIRGKKSKVTCLNSSAKSLLVLASENEDFVSVPQEEEADGPLDIWAVIKPGNTKEKIAIFASHQCNNSADMSKSSSVTSCSSRTISMKIKGCWDVEGSVAKRRKRSPEENKLQETNQVKDSKISVVNRLPCRNTRDPSFCLGSSGEGSLVLEGEEGGKSMSVVEMVAYLEQRARALLSDCNKHCSVRSSCIGQTKEQSGAPFQGPADGCSEESSGECVRVLEMVAKLESKCLNRRCERESGGLSRNNSLRRNVGRVLLAGSPCPAFPVHQQVSELESSRSHKESSPDCCSVSDPVKKAEVAVHCEMGGTENPNMLFRKKECSLVISRTVHANLESRREKREEATQIGDPPEKEDLPLDKIVGSETHVGYREEPLPGMLFFKLTSQSVPGQLSESLANIKSPLDNNVPLLNLVTDSSKLNILSEADPEEEKENWGSVPVREPFPLRRLVSHEFLEMRFKIQQLLEPQQYMAFLPHHIMVKIFCFLPTKTLAALKCTCHYFKFIIENYNVRPADSRWVCDPRYKDDPCKQCKKRYGRGDVSLCRWHPKPYCQALPYGPGYWMCCHGSQKDAPGCNVGLHDNRWVPAFHSFNMPIYKKVKEVEEEVSS